From one Melioribacteraceae bacterium genomic stretch:
- a CDS encoding methylenetetrahydrofolate reductase yields the protein MKVIEHLAKAKHTLISFEIIPPKRGGDIKALMEVLDAIIKFNPPFIDITSHAAEVIYEETPSGGYKMKIKRKRPGTLGICALIQNKYNVDAVPHVICHGFTREETEDFLIELHYLGIDNVLAIRGDDSGYHKPVKFGRSINQYAIDLVKQIKDINGGKYIEDSLLDAEPMNFCIGVGGYPEKHFEAPNLAIDIKYTKQKVDAGADYVVTQMFYDNKNYFQYLEKCKEAGITVPIIPGLKIVTSKQQLQSLPKHFYIDLPNELTEEIDKAKPEHVLEIGVNWTAKQVEELLNENVPAIHFYIMQNPKPINMLMKKLKL from the coding sequence ATGAAAGTCATAGAACATTTAGCTAAAGCAAAACATACATTAATAAGTTTTGAAATTATACCTCCCAAGCGGGGTGGTGACATAAAAGCCCTTATGGAAGTGTTGGATGCAATAATTAAATTTAATCCGCCGTTTATTGATATAACCAGTCATGCCGCAGAAGTTATATACGAAGAAACTCCCTCGGGTGGATATAAAATGAAGATAAAAAGAAAACGTCCCGGTACACTTGGCATCTGTGCATTGATTCAAAATAAATATAATGTTGATGCTGTACCTCATGTAATTTGTCATGGTTTTACCAGAGAAGAGACAGAAGACTTTCTTATTGAACTCCACTATTTGGGTATTGATAATGTACTTGCCATCAGAGGTGATGATAGCGGTTATCATAAGCCAGTTAAATTTGGAAGAAGTATAAATCAATACGCAATTGATTTAGTAAAGCAAATAAAAGATATCAATGGCGGAAAGTATATAGAAGATAGTCTTCTAGATGCTGAGCCAATGAATTTTTGTATTGGAGTTGGTGGTTATCCTGAAAAACATTTTGAAGCTCCAAATCTCGCGATTGATATAAAATATACAAAACAAAAAGTTGATGCTGGCGCAGATTATGTTGTTACTCAAATGTTTTACGATAATAAAAATTATTTTCAATACTTAGAAAAATGCAAAGAAGCCGGCATAACTGTGCCGATCATACCAGGACTAAAAATTGTAACTTCCAAGCAGCAATTACAAAGTTTACCAAAACATTTTTACATTGATTTACCTAATGAATTAACAGAAGAGATTGATAAAGCAAAACCGGAACACGTTTTAGAAATTGGTGTCAATTGGACTGCAAAACAAGTTGAAGAATTATTGAATGAAAATGTACCAGCAATTCATTTTTATATTATGCAAAATCCCAAGCCAATAAACATGTTGATGAAAAAATTAAAATTATGA
- a CDS encoding EutN/CcmL family microcompartment protein, with product MFLAKVKGNLVSTQKNEYLKGHKLLIVQAIDFDGNFIGSSEYIALDLIDAGIGDTVIVAREGDAVQQILGHGNAPVNTMIIAIVDDVDLAEK from the coding sequence ATGTTCCTAGCAAAAGTTAAAGGAAACTTGGTTTCTACACAGAAGAACGAATACCTAAAAGGTCATAAGTTGCTAATCGTTCAAGCAATTGATTTCGATGGTAATTTTATTGGTTCAAGTGAATATATAGCACTCGATTTAATTGACGCGGGAATTGGTGATACTGTAATCGTTGCTCGTGAAGGGGATGCTGTTCAACAAATTCTTGGTCACGGGAATGCACCAGTAAATACAATGATTATTGCTATTGTTGACGACGTAGATCTAGCAGAAAAGTAA
- a CDS encoding replication-associated recombination protein A: MATKSNITSHTPLAERIRPKNLDQFFGQKHLVGQGKPIRVMIESDNLLSFILWGPPGTGKTTLAKIISAQTKSDFYQLNAVSSGVKDVRKVIETAVTNLQYNKRTILFIDEIHRFNKAQQDALLSSVESGQIILIGATTENPSFEVISALRSRTRTYILNELTIDDLNNIIDYALMNDETLRAYKINEFDRDYLIYISGGDARTLLNILELVFAQHNNDESIDITKNVIENIIQQKNIIYDKAGEEHYNVVSAFIKSLRGSDPDAAIYWMARMIEGGEDPLFIARRMLIFAAEDIGNASPNALVLAEATFGAVDKIGMPEGRIILAQCATYLASSPKSNSSYLAINKALADVRNEKLYAVPNHLRNAPTSFMKSIGYAKGYKYPHDFDNHFVDENYLPNELVNKQYYKPTEMGKEKSLKDFLKFLWKNRKKY, from the coding sequence ATGGCAACCAAGAGTAATATAACTTCTCATACACCACTTGCAGAAAGAATCCGACCTAAAAATCTTGATCAATTTTTTGGACAGAAACACCTAGTTGGCCAAGGAAAGCCTATCAGAGTAATGATTGAAAGTGATAATTTGTTGTCATTTATTTTATGGGGACCACCGGGAACTGGTAAAACTACATTAGCTAAAATTATTTCTGCTCAAACCAAATCAGATTTCTATCAACTTAATGCCGTTTCATCTGGTGTGAAGGATGTAAGAAAAGTAATTGAAACTGCAGTTACAAATCTTCAATACAATAAAAGAACAATTTTATTTATAGATGAAATTCATCGTTTCAATAAGGCTCAGCAAGATGCATTATTATCCTCAGTTGAATCGGGACAGATTATTTTAATTGGCGCAACAACTGAAAACCCCTCGTTTGAAGTTATTTCAGCTTTGAGATCAAGGACGAGGACTTACATTCTAAATGAATTAACAATAGATGATCTTAATAATATTATCGATTATGCACTGATGAATGATGAAACGTTGAGGGCTTACAAGATTAATGAATTTGATAGAGACTATCTTATTTATATAAGTGGAGGAGACGCGAGAACTTTGCTTAATATACTTGAGTTAGTTTTTGCTCAACACAATAATGATGAAAGTATAGACATTACGAAGAATGTAATCGAGAACATTATTCAACAAAAGAATATTATTTATGATAAAGCCGGCGAAGAACATTATAATGTGGTTTCAGCATTTATAAAAAGCTTAAGAGGCAGTGATCCTGATGCCGCAATTTATTGGATGGCCAGAATGATAGAGGGCGGGGAAGATCCTTTATTTATTGCCAGAAGAATGCTGATTTTTGCAGCCGAAGATATCGGGAATGCATCACCAAATGCACTTGTACTTGCAGAAGCAACTTTTGGTGCCGTCGATAAAATTGGAATGCCCGAAGGAAGAATTATTCTTGCACAATGCGCCACATACTTAGCATCTTCACCTAAAAGTAATTCTTCATATCTAGCAATCAATAAAGCACTTGCTGATGTTAGGAATGAGAAACTCTATGCAGTACCAAATCATTTAAGAAACGCTCCTACTAGTTTTATGAAATCTATCGGTTATGCAAAAGGTTATAAATACCCGCATGATTTTGACAATCATTTTGTGGATGAAAATTATCTTCCGAATGAATTAGTTAATAAACAGTATTACAAGCCGACTGAAATGGGCAAAGAAAAGTCATTAAAAGATTTTTTGAAATTTCTTTGGAAGAATAGAAAGAAGTATTAA
- a CDS encoding class II aldolase/adducin family protein has translation MSIRSELVKYCHKVYEKGFVAAYDGNLSIRLDSSKILITPSGKCKGEIREEDLIEIDYDGNVVSGSGKASTESKIHLLAYKRRSDIDAVVHCHPVHATAFAAIGEGFTTPIFPEVILSLGKVPLCKYSTPSTDELPKSMEPYIDFAYALLFENHGAVTFAKTIKGAYFRMEKLEHAAQILSVARSMGREKTIPNLKLKELYNIAESTYGIKINKNSRMDY, from the coding sequence ATGTCAATAAGAAGTGAACTTGTCAAGTACTGTCATAAAGTTTATGAAAAAGGATTCGTTGCAGCATATGACGGAAACTTATCCATTCGACTAGATTCGTCAAAAATTCTTATTACTCCATCCGGAAAATGCAAAGGTGAAATTCGAGAAGAAGACTTAATAGAAATTGATTACGACGGAAATGTAGTAAGCGGCAGTGGCAAAGCTTCAACTGAAAGCAAAATCCATCTGCTCGCTTACAAAAGACGTAGTGATATTGATGCCGTTGTTCATTGTCACCCCGTTCATGCAACAGCATTTGCAGCAATAGGAGAGGGTTTTACAACTCCTATTTTCCCAGAAGTAATCTTGTCATTGGGTAAAGTGCCGCTTTGTAAATATTCAACTCCGTCTACAGATGAACTTCCCAAATCAATGGAACCATATATTGATTTTGCTTATGCACTGCTGTTTGAAAATCATGGAGCAGTAACTTTTGCAAAAACAATTAAAGGCGCCTATTTCAGAATGGAAAAACTTGAACATGCAGCACAAATTTTATCTGTAGCCAGATCAATGGGAAGAGAAAAAACAATTCCGAATCTCAAACTGAAAGAATTATATAATATAGCAGAATCAACTTATGGTATAAAGATTAATAAAAATTCTCGCATGGATTATTAA
- a CDS encoding septum formation initiator family protein, which translates to MAKLKSLSKAKIIGGVYFLVVLLILAFLFFNNKGILKYLEVKNRVESLEREIKSSEKRIEKIEAEMDSLRNDRFKKEKTAREKYNMKRPLEKGLDVKIKTNGNQE; encoded by the coding sequence ATGGCTAAGTTAAAGTCGCTATCAAAAGCAAAGATAATAGGGGGAGTTTACTTTTTAGTTGTTCTACTCATCTTAGCTTTTCTGTTTTTCAATAACAAAGGTATTCTTAAGTATCTTGAAGTTAAAAATCGAGTTGAATCACTCGAAAGAGAAATAAAATCTTCCGAAAAACGAATAGAAAAAATTGAAGCAGAAATGGATTCATTAAGAAACGACCGCTTTAAAAAAGAAAAAACCGCTCGCGAAAAATATAACATGAAACGTCCTTTAGAAAAAGGGCTTGATGTAAAAATTAAAACTAATGGCAACCAAGAGTAA
- a CDS encoding D-alanine--D-alanine ligase: MSKEKLKIALLVGGASPEREVSKESSKSIAHAIRELGHELILIDPAYGKNQPTDERLYFVKDDFSEVKKENYVEAINSLLPHDTDLVFLGLHGKYGEDGTVQSLLELRGINYTGSKVLSSAMAMDKIMSKILFQHYDVATPKWFVVGFNEINYEVIKDKIKKFFGYPCIIKPNDQGSTVGLSVCRGDAEVEESIVLAKRFSNKVLIEEYIPGREVTVGILGQQTLPVLEIKPKHGLYDYESKYTDGMSEYIVPADIPENVASHLQHQALLAFNSVECSNYARVDFRLTNDYKNYCLEVNTLPGMTSHSLIPKMAKAVGVSFYELIDRIIKHELNG; the protein is encoded by the coding sequence ATGTCTAAGGAAAAATTAAAAATCGCTTTATTAGTTGGTGGGGCTTCACCGGAAAGAGAAGTCTCCAAAGAATCAAGTAAATCTATTGCTCATGCTATACGTGAACTTGGACATGAACTGATTCTTATCGATCCGGCTTATGGAAAAAATCAACCGACAGACGAAAGATTGTACTTTGTAAAAGATGATTTTAGCGAAGTAAAGAAAGAAAATTATGTTGAAGCCATTAATTCATTGCTGCCACATGACACTGATCTGGTATTTTTAGGTTTACATGGTAAATACGGTGAGGATGGAACCGTGCAATCCTTACTTGAACTAAGAGGTATAAATTACACAGGGTCCAAAGTTTTATCTAGCGCGATGGCAATGGACAAAATAATGTCAAAAATTTTATTCCAACATTATGATGTAGCAACTCCTAAATGGTTCGTTGTCGGATTTAATGAAATAAATTATGAAGTAATAAAAGATAAGATTAAGAAATTCTTTGGATACCCTTGTATTATCAAACCAAATGATCAAGGTTCAACTGTTGGTTTATCTGTATGTAGAGGAGATGCCGAAGTTGAAGAATCAATCGTTCTGGCAAAAAGATTTTCAAATAAAGTATTAATTGAAGAATATATTCCCGGTAGGGAAGTAACAGTAGGAATTTTGGGTCAACAGACTTTGCCTGTTCTTGAAATTAAACCAAAACATGGCTTATATGATTATGAAAGTAAATACACTGACGGTATGAGTGAATATATCGTTCCGGCTGATATTCCCGAAAATGTAGCAAGTCACTTGCAGCATCAAGCTCTTCTTGCATTTAATTCCGTTGAGTGTTCAAACTATGCACGAGTTGACTTCAGGCTTACAAACGACTACAAAAATTACTGTCTGGAAGTTAATACTTTACCGGGGATGACGAGTCACAGCTTAATCCCCAAAATGGCAAAAGCGGTTGGAGTTTCGTTTTACGAATTGATAGATAGAATTATTAAGCATGAATTAAATGGCTAA
- a CDS encoding Gfo/Idh/MocA family oxidoreductase, whose product MVKPRLKIPRGKKLTWGIAGCGYFTEHTFLPTFQLLKKSKPIALFSASKERAKSVGVKFGISKTYDDFDEFLKEDFKAVYINGANSNHYERVIKSAQAGKHILCEKPLALNSQQAEEMVKVCKENKVQLSVNYVHRFHPLVVKAKELIDNQLIGKIVSISASFNADIPPSENFRFKRELSGGGALRDVGTHMIDLLRFFGGEIIEIKGYMDNIIYKSDVEDFSSAVLKFQKSGYGHFNVSFNTKRFFNRIEILGYKGAISIENVIGKKPSQSRLTIDLHGETKKAFRRRANKLLFRLRDFQSAILNNEIPLVSGEDGLINLKLMEELERQCQ is encoded by the coding sequence ATGGTAAAACCAAGATTGAAAATACCACGCGGTAAAAAATTAACTTGGGGAATCGCAGGTTGCGGTTACTTTACTGAACACACATTTTTACCAACATTTCAACTTCTAAAAAAAAGTAAACCGATAGCGTTATTTAGTGCTTCCAAAGAAAGAGCAAAAAGTGTTGGCGTCAAATTTGGAATTTCCAAAACGTACGATGACTTCGATGAGTTTTTGAAAGAAGATTTTAAAGCAGTTTATATAAATGGTGCAAATTCCAACCACTATGAGAGAGTGATTAAATCTGCACAAGCCGGTAAACATATTCTTTGCGAAAAACCTCTAGCGTTAAATAGTCAACAAGCTGAAGAAATGGTGAAGGTTTGTAAAGAGAATAAGGTTCAGCTATCTGTAAACTACGTTCATCGATTTCATCCTCTGGTAGTTAAAGCCAAAGAATTGATTGATAATCAACTAATTGGAAAGATTGTATCTATTTCAGCTTCCTTTAATGCAGATATTCCACCAAGTGAAAATTTCAGATTTAAACGCGAGCTTAGCGGTGGTGGAGCTCTTCGTGATGTTGGTACGCACATGATTGATTTACTCAGATTTTTCGGCGGAGAAATTATTGAGATTAAAGGTTACATGGATAACATAATTTATAAAAGTGATGTTGAAGATTTTTCATCTGCTGTATTAAAATTTCAGAAAAGTGGTTACGGTCATTTTAATGTTTCCTTCAACACGAAAAGATTTTTTAATCGTATAGAAATACTCGGCTATAAAGGTGCCATCAGTATTGAAAACGTAATTGGAAAGAAACCATCTCAAAGTAGACTTACTATTGATCTTCATGGTGAAACCAAAAAAGCATTTAGAAGAAGAGCAAATAAGTTACTATTCCGATTACGTGATTTTCAATCGGCAATATTGAATAATGAAATTCCTTTGGTCAGCGGCGAAGATGGACTTATAAATCTAAAGTTAATGGAAGAATTGGAAAGGCAATGTCAATAA
- the dprA gene encoding DNA-processing protein DprA, giving the protein MDLKNLSALSLLLKIDGLGPSKILNLVSKFHSPSEIFAACKNELSQVSLISSTLARRIQLASNELLDHVKIFQQEIEQLNERGFKLITYFDSEYPAILKNIYSPPIFLFVWGKLMDDDKYSLAVVGTRRPTAYGRKIAEKISVELVENRITIVSGLARGIDSIAHKTALKNGGRTVAILGSGLDKIYPPENKDLAKEISENGAVISEFPLGTKPDAQNFPRRNRIISGLTLGSVIVETNINGGAMQTARLALDQNREVFAVPGNLESPQSEGTNELIKESRAKLITSAEDILVELDLKLKPILGKNIPKEKLDISLFEQNILDHLDNNPIHIDQLSQKLGCSTSDCLVNLLTLEFKGLVKQLPGKQFISM; this is encoded by the coding sequence TTGGATCTCAAAAATCTCTCAGCATTAAGTCTGCTACTTAAAATTGATGGTCTTGGTCCTTCAAAAATCCTTAATCTAGTTTCAAAATTTCATTCTCCTTCAGAGATATTTGCAGCTTGTAAAAATGAACTTTCTCAAGTCAGTTTAATTAGCAGTACTCTAGCCCGGAGAATTCAGCTTGCTTCGAATGAACTTTTAGATCATGTGAAAATATTTCAACAAGAAATTGAACAATTAAATGAGAGGGGTTTTAAACTAATCACTTATTTTGATTCTGAGTATCCGGCAATCTTAAAAAATATTTACTCCCCGCCAATCTTTTTATTCGTTTGGGGAAAATTAATGGATGATGATAAATATTCTTTAGCTGTGGTTGGTACAAGACGACCGACTGCCTATGGCAGGAAAATTGCCGAGAAAATTTCTGTGGAGTTAGTTGAAAATAGAATAACAATAGTAAGTGGATTGGCGCGGGGTATAGATTCTATTGCTCATAAAACGGCTTTAAAGAATGGTGGTAGAACTGTTGCAATTCTTGGTTCAGGACTTGATAAAATCTATCCACCTGAAAATAAAGATTTGGCAAAAGAGATCTCTGAAAATGGTGCTGTAATTTCTGAGTTTCCATTAGGTACTAAACCCGATGCTCAAAACTTTCCCAGGAGAAATAGAATAATTTCCGGATTAACACTTGGATCGGTTATCGTTGAAACAAATATAAACGGTGGCGCAATGCAAACTGCCAGATTAGCTCTCGATCAAAACAGAGAAGTTTTTGCTGTCCCGGGAAATTTAGAAAGTCCGCAAAGTGAAGGCACAAATGAATTAATAAAAGAGAGCAGAGCAAAGCTTATTACAAGTGCAGAAGATATTTTAGTTGAATTAGATCTAAAATTAAAACCGATACTTGGAAAAAACATTCCAAAAGAAAAATTAGATATCAGTCTTTTTGAACAAAATATTTTAGACCATTTAGACAACAATCCGATTCACATCGACCAACTTTCACAAAAATTGGGTTGTTCCACTTCAGACTGTTTGGTTAACTTGCTAACGCTCGAATTCAAAGGATTGGTTAAACAGCTTCCAGGTAAGCAGTTTATAAGTATGTAA